From Oryzias latipes chromosome 3, ASM223467v1:
CCTTCGTTTCCAACTGTGACAACTGAAAAGAAAAGTCGGTTTAAGATGCTCATGACAGCTTTAAAGAGACCtgacaaaacacacacatctacacaaaacacacaaatatccacaaacaaacacataaacaaaaagtacaaaagaaCACGCCCAATAgttacaaacttttatgcaaacatttaaacatgtacATCACTGTTCAGCCTAATCTCATaaaggttttgattttttaaggTGTCCCCCTTCCCAAAAATACGTTGgagccaaaaacaaacagaatctgATCCAAAGTTCTCTTTTCAGTGGTGTCTTAATGTTTAACCTGTGCAAGAAGTAAAGATttacagagttaaaaaaaacaaagcagtgatCATCTGATCCGATTACAGCATGTGATCTGGTGTGATCTGATATGATCAGGCGATCCTATGTGATCTGGTGTGATCATCTGATCCGTGTGATCATGTGATTCTATGGAGAGTATTTGTCATCCTCCTAACATGAAtctatcatctgcatagagttCACCTCGGGATCCAGCCGGTGGCTACAGTCCATGACGCCAGCTTAGCATGATGATGATAACAGTGATGGGACGCCGTCATATGTTGTGCTAACAGTTGAGGACCACGTCTCCCCTTCcagattgtttatttttgaagtttaaACTTGATTAAATCCTTGCCTTTTCTTCAGAGATTTAGTTCTTATTTTGATGAACCGTCATTGAAACAGATGAAGAAGAAGTCCCACACCTAGGTGtgtttgttctccgcatttgacccctcccctggaggaacggtgagctgcagacaagcTGCGCCCGGGAGACCGTAGCGTTAAGGGTCCCCACTGGGTGATTTGAAGTGCTTATATCAATTGATATGGTAATttcccccagtaccattgtttgttcccctccgggaattgaaccctggattcctgcgtggcagccctttaccttaccaaccgagctacccagccgttaTGGTACTAACGGTCATCACTCTCTAGGCTTTTTTTCAATACTTGTATTTGCAAGGTTGTTGTTCTGACCTGGAGCAGACGAGGCAGCTCCTGAAGGTATCTTAGTCCACTGACACTTGAAAGCACAGAGTCAGCGAAGGTTCAAAGCTTTGTGTTAAGTCAAATGCAGATGTGAGTGTGGTCAATATAAAGGAGGGATCATGATCACTGTCGCCATCGGACGCCAACATTGGTCAGCGTCAATGTTCTCTGAAACAGAGACTATCGCGGCTTACCTGCTCATCGATGGTCTTGAACTGCCACCTCCAGCGAGTGTCGTAGAGGAAAGGTCGCAGGTCGAAGCGGTTGTCATCAGGACTGTAGCTCTCAGCGTGGTAAGACGGCGTCACTGTGGTCATCTTGTGACGGTTCACAGAGTACATCCTGAAGAAACGTTTGACCTTTTGAGCCACCTGAAGGAGAAAACCAAACAGTGAGCGCAGCGGACGGAGGCCGACACGGCGACGTGAAAGCAGGACTGACCTCTGCCGGTGACAGAACGTCCTTCCACGCCTGGATCAGCTTACAGAACATGCTGAACGGGCCGCATTTGGAGATCTTCCTCAAACGTCCGATCACAGACAGCTCGGAGTACGTCATGCCCATGTCGGCCTGCAGGGGGACGGAACCAGGGCTGGTTTGCGTCTTCTACAAGCTTCTGGTCGGGTCAGAACCGACCTCTCTTTGCTGGAGGGGTcattggggggagggggtcccTCTGAGCAGCCTCTGTGAACTGCTGCAACTCTGGGTTTGAAGTTCTGCAGGACCGACCCGACGCGTCTCATGCGCCTTTCACTGCTGTCCCCACTCAGAGAAcagaacccccaccccccctaccaacacacacaccaccagtTCCTCATTCAATGTGGGGATGTGGGCATGGCGGCTTCGTGAGTTAGGCGCCAGGAAACCATGATGGTGCTGACGACATCACCGAGGCCTCACAGGCCTTTGATTCTCTCGTCTCATAAACCGGCAGAATCGTTTtcgctcttttttttcatttttgtgtcaaaCGGAAAAATGATCTTCTAACGACACTTTcttcagaaaaaagaagaaaccgaCTCGTGTTTAGTTTGGTGCTCACCTCATCCGTCTGGGACACCTGTCCATCGGTTAGCGGCTCAAGCTCAGCGGTGGGCGGAGCCTTTAGGATGCTGCAGAGAGAGCAGAAAAGAATTGCCCCGCTGCCGTCTCTGGGAGCCCGGCTGGAAGGATCCGGTTGGGAGTGAGCCTCACCCGTCCAGAGCACTGAGCTGGAAGCGGTCTGCACAGTACCGCAGGAACCCCCGCAGGTCCGTCTTACTGATGCCACCAATGGGGTTGATGTCTGCGCTGGAGCAGTCGTATTTGGTGAAGTACCCGGTCAGGCTGAAGAACAGGAACAGAAGGTTCAGTCCAGATGATCCAGGTGAGCGGGAACCCATGCCAGCCAAGGTCCCACTCATGTGATCCACCTCAGGACACGCCTCCAAAAATCCCGATCATGTCCATAAAGTGACCAACAGACGCCGTGTCCTTTAGCATCGTTAGCCAAAGGTTAGCATATCTAGCTGTCATGTAGCAGCACTTCCAGCTTTCAGGGCTTTTAGCATCGTTAGCATTTGGTGCCACTTATCATTAGacaaactgtgtgtgtgtgtgtgtgtggggtggggtgggggttaaCCTCTCATCAACATTGGCAGAACCCAGAACCAACAGACCCCCGGGTCTCCCGCGGGCCCACAGGCTCAGCTGGGCGAACAGGTAAGCTAACACCATCCTGACCCGGGCctggaacacaaacacacctttCCAAACGCCCTGCCTCCACCTGAACAGGAAGTGAGCTCAGAGCTTATGGGGGGGGTCACCTGCACATTCTGCAGAGCCAGGTTCTCTCGGTGGCTCCCCCCTCTGGCACGGAAGCAAGGCCAGTGTCCGGTTACAGCAGAGAAGATTCCCAGAATGCCTTTCACTGCGGCGTCGATGCTGAAGTTCAGGTGTGTGCTGCAAGGAAGAGCAGAGTGAGTGTGCACGTCACGTGCACAGCAGGCAGAGGCAGCAGCTTCCATGGATAAGAATCCCAAATGAAACAATTATGGATCCAGGAAGAAGAAAACTAAAacctaccaaaataaaagcatctgaAAAGGAGTCGGTACAGGcaggaagggggcggggcttcccactgatcaaatcaaactttattcatgcaACACTTTTCCTCTAACAACatgacacaaagtgctttacattaaaacaaaataaactagaaggagctgcatttccagacgaaaatgcagggttgaatgctgtattgctgaaagaaagcttaatttgttaaagaaatggctgaacagagcggaaagagctcaacattttaaaagtaaatggttaaaataggcgaaaaactgtaaaagaagttaagcacaaggattccctatgtattttaatggagcaaaaatcctggaaaatcctggaatatcttaaaaagttcaatgatttgaatgaccaaaagtaataactgtaataagttgaaagagttgaacattttaatagttgaatggttaaaaaattTGAAGTGTCCGAACCGGGCCTCGAACCGGGAACCTCATGCACCATAActtccctatgtattttaatagggcaaaaaatCCCGGAAAAaatggaatatcttaaaaatttgaaggatttgaaaaaccaaaagtcatagcgtTAATTAGCTGAAGGAATTGAACAGTCTAAAAGTTgtatggttaaaataggttaaaattgtagaaggagttaagtgcagaaaaacggcggaagatatatagaagaagaataaataaagagaaacaggaaaacaaagggttgaatgctttacagcattcaaccaataatataaaaataagcagaaaagTGAAGATAgagccccctccccccaaacTGATGGGGGTCGACAGCAGGAAATGGGCTGAGCATCCAAACAAATGTTGCTTGTTGGAAACCTCCCTCTCTTCTCAGAGCCGGCTGGTCACTGGACCATCCAACTCAGTGGGTCTGAGCATCTGAGGTCTGCAGGCTGGTCACAGGTCCAGGATCAGCTTTGGACCCGACCCATTTCACTAGTCTTATGGGCCCGGCACCACAGCCTCACAGACGGAAGAGCGGAATCGAACCTGCCAATCTGGGCGGCCAGCTCTCTGGCTCTGCTGCGCGTGTCTTCTGAGGAGTTTTCGCTCGACATGTAGCAGGTGGTGAAGACCCGCCCACACAGCTCCTTGGGGTCCTGCGGGTCGTACGACGTGTCGCCCACGACCCGGCGGACGTCCTCCAGAACCTGCAGGTCTGTGAGAAGTCAGTAAGAGTtgcactgagcatgctcagaccTTTAAAGTGGGCCGGACTCACTTCCATCCGCCACCGCGGCGCAGAGCAGCGTGCACATGCTGTGCACGATGCAGGCGGTGGAGGAGCTGTCCACGCCGCCGCTCAGAGGCAGCAGGAACCCCGCCTGAAACCCAACCAGAACGTCAGCACCCCCTCAGCCCGCCGGAACCGAAGCGGCCGGCTCACCTGTCCGCTCCTCCGGAGGTAATCCCACAGCCAGCAGGCCGGACCCAAGCTGTGGAGGAAGCCAGGAGTCACACCTCCGCTCAGAGAGCCccgcccccacacacacctgacGGCCGCACCTGATCTCCTCCTCCGGGGTGTGGAACCGCCACTGCAGGGGCTGCTGGGTCGGCAGGAAGACATCGTCGCTGGTCGATAAGGAAAAGTCCACTTTGACCCGCAGAAACGCTTGGGTCTCGCTTTTCTGAGACCAGAACCAAGCAGAGAGGTTCTGACGTGAGGAACCGTTTCTCTGAACTTCAAACTTTTTAACATGAAACCGCCTCCGGTGGTCGTTTGGGGAACGGCAGCCGGGTTGGTTTGTGTCTgagggtgggggcggggctctgCGTCTGGATTGGCAGCTCACCATGGCGGGCTGGAGGTGCTCTCCTCTGTAGCTGCGGACGTCCTCCAGGTCCAGAGTGGCCGTCACCACTTCCTGGAACACAAACGCTCAGGTGATTCTGACGAGCAGCTGCGGTCGCCACGGCAACAGCTGCCTGCAGACTCACCACGTCGTCCAGGGAAAACTGGTCGCCCCGAGCAACCACGTCCCCGTTCACAGCCACCATGGCACAGCCGTCATAGTAGACCCGGTCCCCGTCGCAGCCTCTCTGGTTGGCGTACAAGTAGATGCCCCCAGTCTGAAACCCCGCCCCCAAAGGTTAGACGCTCGGCAACCATTCAGTTCTGTTTctatatagctctactgcaggagacccatttatcgaattctttgaatcaccttatgtgctgcttacaatttccagttatatactctgccagttacaactccaaacaacgaggagttgctgttttaattaataaaaatcttaattttactcataaggatacagttactgacccagaaggcagatttgtaatcattaatatatccattcagaacaaggacttttgtatagcgagtgtatACGGTCCTAAttttgacgactcttccttctttcacagattcttcacctcactctcagtccactctgactccacaatcattataggaggagacttcaaccttgttttggaccctgaacttgacagactcagcacagcagcaaaccagcgtacatggcgatctgcaagtattctaaagcagtacatgaatgatctgggtctctgcaacgcgtggcgctcatgtcatccaaacactaaagggttcacctttttttctccagttcactattcacactcccgtttagactatttattaatcagtaactctcttttaaaaaatattcaaagctccaatatccatccaattattatcagtgatcacgcaccagtctctgtaaacatttctagggaaaaatccacaccctctggtacaacctggaggtttaatacgtctctgttaaaggaccaggaatttcttgaattctttaaaaaagagtgggcaaccttcttagacttcaacaatactcccgATATTTCACAGTgtcttctttgggaaacagcaaaggcagtcatgagagggaaaatcatttcttattcaacgcacaaaaaacgcaaagagaaagcagatttattagaattagaaaataaaatcaaaaccctggagactgcttctgctgcttctgcacaggaacacattctgggagatctgaaaaatttaaagctgcagttaaatgacatcattaataaacaaacacaatttcaaatacaaaggctacgacttgaaagatttgaaaactctaataaatctggcaaatttctggctaatcagcttaaaattaacagagaaaaatcatcaatcacctctattatggaccaaacaggaaatgtcacccatgacccggtcaaaattaataacgcatttgaaaacttttataaaaacctgtacacaccgcagatcaatccgtcagagcaaagtattgactcatttcttaataatgtaaacctacccaggctaaatgaggatcaaatcacaaacttagactctccgctctcgccgtctgaacttcatgaagctctgttacttatgcccaatggtaaagcaccagggcctgacggctttcctgctgagttttataaagaattctgggaacaactggcaccaacattttataaaactgtcacatctattaatgagagccaatcaatgccacctaacatgaactcagccaacataattcttcttctaaaaccagacaaagatcccactagtccttcaagctatcgccccatttctttaatcaatgcagatgtaaaaattatctgcaaagcactagcacagagaatagaaaaaatcactcctcacataattcacttcgaccagactggattcatcaaaggcagacactcggatgacaatctccgaagacttgttaatataatagactttgccaccattaaaaaccaggaaatgacggtactatcgctggatgctgaaa
This genomic window contains:
- the nadsyn1 gene encoding glutamine-dependent NAD(+) synthetase isoform X1 → MGRKVTVATCALNQWVLDFEGNTERILRSVEAAKAGGAKYRLGPELEICGYGCADHFYESDTLLHSFQALKVLLESPVTQDIICDVGMPVMHHNVRYNCRVLFLNRKILLIRPKMLMANSGVYREMRWFSPWNRPRHVEDYFLPRMIQEVTGQDTVPFGDCVLSTKDTCIGTEMCAELWNPDSPHIHMGRDGVEIFTNSSASHHELRKADQRVHLIRSATAKTGGIYLYANQRGCDGDRVYYDGCAMVAVNGDVVARGDQFSLDDVEVVTATLDLEDVRSYRGEHLQPAMKSETQAFLRVKVDFSLSTSDDVFLPTQQPLQWRFHTPEEEISLGPACWLWDYLRRSGQAGFLLPLSGGVDSSSTACIVHSMCTLLCAAVADGNLQVLEDVRRVVGDTSYDPQDPKELCGRVFTTCYMSSENSSEDTRSRARELAAQIGSTHLNFSIDAAVKGILGIFSAVTGHWPCFRARGGSHRENLALQNVQARVRMVLAYLFAQLSLWARGRPGGLLVLGSANVDESLTGYFTKYDCSSADINPIGGISKTDLRGFLRYCADRFQLSALDGILKAPPTAELEPLTDGQVSQTDEADMGMTYSELSVIGRLRKISKCGPFSMFCKLIQAWKDVLSPAEVAQKVKRFFRMYSVNRHKMTTVTPSYHAESYSPDDNRFDLRPFLYDTRWRWQFKTIDEQLSQLETKAEQ
- the nadsyn1 gene encoding glutamine-dependent NAD(+) synthetase isoform X3, yielding MGLPASFRHVEDYFLPRMIQEVTGQDTVPFGDCVLSTKDTCIGTEMCAELWNPDSPHIHMGRDGVEIFTNSSASHHELRKADQRVHLIRSATAKTGGIYLYANQRGCDGDRVYYDGCAMVAVNGDVVARGDQFSLDDVEVVTATLDLEDVRSYRGEHLQPAMKSETQAFLRVKVDFSLSTSDDVFLPTQQPLQWRFHTPEEEISLGPACWLWDYLRRSGQAGFLLPLSGGVDSSSTACIVHSMCTLLCAAVADGNLQVLEDVRRVVGDTSYDPQDPKELCGRVFTTCYMSSENSSEDTRSRARELAAQIGSTHLNFSIDAAVKGILGIFSAVTGHWPCFRARGGSHRENLALQNVQARVRMVLAYLFAQLSLWARGRPGGLLVLGSANVDESLTGYFTKYDCSSADINPIGGISKTDLRGFLRYCADRFQLSALDGILKAPPTAELEPLTDGQVSQTDEADMGMTYSELSVIGRLRKISKCGPFSMFCKLIQAWKDVLSPAEVAQKVKRFFRMYSVNRHKMTTVTPSYHAESYSPDDNRFDLRPFLYDTRWRWQFKTIDEQLSQLETKAEQ
- the nadsyn1 gene encoding glutamine-dependent NAD(+) synthetase isoform X2 — translated: MGRKVTVATCALNQWVLDFEGNTERILRSVEAAKAGGAKYRLGPELEICGYGCADHFYESDTLLHSFQALKVLLESPVTQDIICDVGMPVMHHNVRYNCRVLFLNRKILLIRPKMLMANSGVYREMRWFSPWNRPSPHIHMGRDGVEIFTNSSASHHELRKADQRVHLIRSATAKTGGIYLYANQRGCDGDRVYYDGCAMVAVNGDVVARGDQFSLDDVEVVTATLDLEDVRSYRGEHLQPAMKSETQAFLRVKVDFSLSTSDDVFLPTQQPLQWRFHTPEEEISLGPACWLWDYLRRSGQAGFLLPLSGGVDSSSTACIVHSMCTLLCAAVADGNLQVLEDVRRVVGDTSYDPQDPKELCGRVFTTCYMSSENSSEDTRSRARELAAQIGSTHLNFSIDAAVKGILGIFSAVTGHWPCFRARGGSHRENLALQNVQARVRMVLAYLFAQLSLWARGRPGGLLVLGSANVDESLTGYFTKYDCSSADINPIGGISKTDLRGFLRYCADRFQLSALDGILKAPPTAELEPLTDGQVSQTDEADMGMTYSELSVIGRLRKISKCGPFSMFCKLIQAWKDVLSPAEVAQKVKRFFRMYSVNRHKMTTVTPSYHAESYSPDDNRFDLRPFLYDTRWRWQFKTIDEQLSQLETKAEQ